GGTTGGCGTTGGTGAGTATGTCGGGGATATCCCGGAGCCCTGGGATGGGCGGGAGGAAGGGCTCCGTGCCGACGGCGATGAAAATCTTTTTCGCACTGTAATCCTCGCCCTCGGCGCGGATGGTGCGATCGTCGACGAACTCGGCCTCACCCTGCACCAGGTGTACCTTTTCGAAGACGCTCATCATTTTCTTGCCGGTAATGCCGCCTACCTTCTCACGAACGACACCCATGGGGTCGAAAGCCTTGACGGAGAGTTCGGCGGTGATGCCGTATTTTTTCAAGGTTTTGGCCGAGTGGAAGGCCTCGGCGGCCTTCAGGAGCGCCTTGCTGGGGATGCAGCCGCAGTTGAGGCATTCGCCGCCAACCTTGTACTTTTCGAAGGAGACCACCGAGAGTCCCAGGGCGGAACCCATGGCAGAGATGGCCATCCCGGCCGGCCCCATGCCGATGACCATGATGTCGTATTCTTTCATGCGCCTCATCCTCCCAGGGAACGGAGATTGTGACATCTTTGATTT
The window above is part of the Thermovirga sp. genome. Proteins encoded here:
- a CDS encoding FAD-dependent oxidoreductase; this encodes MKEYDIMVIGMGPAGMAISAMGSALGLSVVSFEKYKVGGECLNCGCIPSKALLKAAEAFHSAKTLKKYGITAELSVKAFDPMGVVREKVGGITGKKMMSVFEKVHLVQGEAEFVDDRTIRAEGEDYSAKKIFIAVGTEPFLPPIPGLRDIPDILTNAN